A region of Vitis riparia cultivar Riparia Gloire de Montpellier isolate 1030 chromosome 12, EGFV_Vit.rip_1.0, whole genome shotgun sequence DNA encodes the following proteins:
- the LOC117926717 gene encoding mastermind-like domain-containing protein 1: MGKFPVQQRLHQQNEDEVVSRFFCRTCSVGIVRIRQEFDLKCVVVLLLTLSVFVCALFWALPLRSIKTGFDAKDSIKLGATVQACFKLQKPVSLLIPHIRRLEYDISGEIGVPYTKVVALSMHQAGASNWTDVVFGVLSDPINVPINPVSLSVLRSSLIELFLQQSNLTLTTSIFGQSSMFELLKFQGGITVIPLQSTSIWQIPQVLFNFTLLNSISEIQDKLAQLKEQLKVGLHLRPYENVYLQITNVIGSTVDPPVTVQASIMSDFGILLPQRLKQLAQTITGSPSKNLGLDNSVFGTVKGVSLSSYLADTLHATPPTPSPAPSPEPHDYAGPSPSPYANLSPSYPPVLSPDTHHASPCSNCNAFPPSAPSPDEGPSHSFPPISMSPLPPAVSPRASSPYPPPLVPRTQLSPNLSPSPTVSSDTSQDQDKGTGKHIVSPPSLYSASSSSFAGSSNKIWLFVFSGLVVSHYLLWLHI; the protein is encoded by the exons ATGGGGAAGTTTCCAGTACAGCAGCGGCTGCACCAGCAGAATGAGGATGAGGTCGTTTCCCGCTTCTTCTGCCGGACATGTTCGGTGGGAATCGTTCGGATTCGTCAGGAGTTCGATCTCAAATGCGTCGTCGTTTTGTTGCTGACCCTCTCTGTCTTTGTCTGCGCCTTGTTCTGGGCTCTTCCTCTCCGCTCTATCAAAACTGGGTTTGATGCAAAAGATTCGATTAAGCTCGGTG CTACGGTTCAAGCATGCTTCAAACTGCAAAAGCCAGTTTCGTTGCTTATTCCACACATTCGAAGATTAGAGTATGATATCTCAGGGGAAATAGGTGTCCCATATACAAAG GTGGTTGCTCTATCAATGCACCAGGCAGGTGCTTCTAACTGGACTGATGTGGTGTTTGGTGTTCTTTCGGATCCAATAAATGTTCCAATAAATCCAGTGTCTCTTAGTGTGCTCAGATCATCTTTAATTGAGCTGTTCCTTCAGCAATCCAATCTAACTTTGACAACATCAATTTTCGGGCAGTCATCTATGTTTGAACTTCTAAAGTTTCAAGGCGGAATCACTGTAATCCCTCTACAATCTACTTCCATTTGGCAGATACCACAGGTCCTATTTAACTTTACTCTCCTGAATTCTATATCGGAGATACAGGACAAGTTGGCTCAGCTTAAGGAACAGTTGAAAGTTGGATTGCATCTGAGGCCTTATGAG AATGTTTATTTGCAGATAACAAATGTAATTGGCTCAACAGTAGACCCACCAGTTACAGTTCAGGCTTCAATTATGTCAGATTTTGGGATTCTTTTGCCACAGAGATTGAAGCAGTTGGCTCAAACAATTACGGGCTCCCCTTCAAAGAATCTTGGCCTGGATAACTCAGTCTTTGGTACAGTTAAGGGAGTTAGTTTATCTTCTTATTTGGCGGATACGCTTCATGCAACCCCTCCTACTCCTTCTCCAGCTCCATCTCCAGAACCACATGATTATGCAGGACCATCTCCTTCCCCATATGCCAATCTTTCTCCATCATACCCCCCAGTTCTGTCACCTGACACCCATCATGCCTCACCTTGTTCTAACTGCAATGCTTTCCCCCCATCTGCACCAAGCCCTGACGAGGGGCCTTCTCATTCTTTCCCTCCCATTTCAATGTCTCCTTTGCCTCCAGCTGTTTCACCTCGTGCCAGTTCTCCTTACCCACCTCCCCTGGTTCCTAGGACACAGTTGTCCCCTAATCTGTCACCTTCACCAACAGTATCATCTGACACCAGTCAAGACCAGGACAAAGGAACTGGGAAACACATTGTATCTCCACCGTCCTTATACTCAGCATCATCATCAT CTTTTGCAGGTTCATCCAACAAGATCTGGTTATTCGTTTTCTCTGGACTAGTCGTGTCTCATTACCTCTTATGGTTGCATATATAG